One region of Qipengyuania sp. SS22 genomic DNA includes:
- a CDS encoding protein adenylyltransferase SelO family protein, translated as MRAEPQPVPSKVAADASYRADTPIETMAEWIGDEVEPAAFPETILRFRNDRHAASIGLAQLSDADWVKHFGRFEPLPGNLPHPLALRYHGHQFRVYNPEIGDGRGFLFAQLRDGADRLLDLGTKGSGPTPWSRRGDGRLTLKGAVREILATEMLEALGVYTSKTFSVVETGEELTRGDEPSPTRSAVMTRLSHGHIRIGTFQRLLTLEEPAHMAQLVDYCLEHFPGPPPPDDAPGRDDPAVRLMHLVVERMADLAASWMVAGFVHGVLNTDNMNISGESFDYGPWRFLPKWDPGFTAAYFDHQGLYAFGRQPEALHWNCGQFAIALRLLADAPPLIAAMERFGPLYMAAIGRRWCWRLGVASRGAEADAALVAASEKVLSETGVAPDAFFFTHRAGRGAKGALADALQGYEPLASEHSYWDGAAPQSMLIDEVEAIWAAIADADDWQPLADKVSALRAMGAAHGTPPLPAGHVWDTATT; from the coding sequence ATGCGCGCCGAACCGCAACCTGTCCCGAGCAAAGTCGCAGCCGACGCGAGCTATCGCGCCGATACGCCGATCGAAACCATGGCCGAATGGATCGGCGATGAAGTCGAACCAGCGGCGTTTCCCGAAACCATCCTGCGCTTCCGCAACGATCGCCACGCGGCCAGTATCGGCCTGGCGCAATTGTCGGACGCAGATTGGGTCAAGCACTTCGGGCGGTTCGAGCCGCTACCCGGCAATCTGCCCCACCCGCTGGCGCTGCGCTATCACGGGCACCAGTTCCGCGTTTACAATCCCGAGATCGGCGATGGTCGCGGGTTCCTGTTTGCGCAGTTGCGCGATGGCGCGGATCGCCTGCTCGACCTCGGCACCAAGGGATCCGGCCCGACGCCGTGGAGCCGCCGCGGCGACGGACGGCTGACGCTCAAGGGCGCGGTGCGCGAAATCCTCGCCACCGAAATGCTCGAGGCGTTGGGGGTCTATACCTCGAAGACATTCAGCGTGGTCGAGACGGGTGAGGAACTGACCCGCGGCGACGAACCGTCCCCGACACGCTCGGCGGTCATGACGCGGCTGAGTCACGGCCATATCCGTATCGGCACGTTCCAGCGCCTGCTCACCTTGGAAGAGCCTGCGCATATGGCGCAATTGGTCGATTACTGCCTCGAACACTTTCCCGGCCCGCCCCCGCCCGATGACGCGCCGGGACGCGATGACCCCGCGGTGCGGCTGATGCATCTGGTGGTCGAACGGATGGCGGATCTGGCGGCCAGCTGGATGGTCGCGGGCTTCGTCCACGGCGTGCTCAACACCGACAATATGAACATCTCGGGCGAAAGCTTCGACTACGGTCCGTGGCGCTTCCTGCCCAAATGGGATCCGGGCTTCACCGCTGCCTATTTCGACCATCAGGGGCTTTATGCCTTCGGTCGTCAGCCCGAAGCGCTGCACTGGAATTGCGGCCAGTTTGCCATTGCGTTGCGGCTGCTCGCCGATGCGCCGCCGCTGATTGCCGCGATGGAACGCTTCGGACCGCTCTATATGGCGGCGATCGGGCGGCGCTGGTGCTGGCGGCTGGGCGTTGCCAGCCGCGGGGCCGAGGCCGATGCAGCATTGGTAGCGGCGAGCGAGAAGGTGCTGAGCGAAACCGGCGTGGCACCCGACGCGTTCTTTTTCACCCACCGTGCCGGGCGCGGTGCCAAGGGCGCGCTAGCGGATGCACTCCAGGGTTACGAACCGCTTGCCAGCGAACATTCCTATTGGGACGGTGCAGCCCCGCAATCCATGCTGATCGACGAGGTCGAGGCGATCTGGGCGGCCATCGCCGACGCCGACGATTGGCAGCCGCTGGCGGACAAGGTTTCGGCCTTGCGCGCCATGGGCGCGGCGCATGGCACACCCCCGCTTCCCGCCGGCCATGTGTGGGACACGGCCACGACTTGA